A genomic window from Arvicola amphibius chromosome 5, mArvAmp1.2, whole genome shotgun sequence includes:
- the LOC119814664 gene encoding serine/threonine-protein kinase PAK 6, which produces MFRKKKKKRPEISAPQNFQHRVHTSFDPKEGKFVGLPPQWQNILDTLRRPKPVVDPSRITRVQLQPMKTVVRGSSVPTEGYISGLLNDIQKLSAISSNTLRGRSPTSRRRAQSLGLLGDEQWAADPDMYLQSPQSERTDPHGLYLSCNGGTPAGHRQVPWPEPQSPQALPNGLAAKAQSLGPAEFQGASQRCLQLGACLQSSPPGTSPPMATGRRGVKAAKHSSEEVRPQSCLVGSATGRPGGEGSPSSKNQESSLKHRLFRSMFLSTPATGSASSSKPVPLPQNKLNSAFRPPQKDSSSNLVAKAQSLPSDQPMGTFSPLTTSDTSSPQKSLRTVPAAGPLPGRSSPAGSPRTRHAQISTSNLYLPQDPTVAKGALAGEDTGIVTHEQFKAALRMVVDQGDPRLLLDSYVKIGEGSTGIVCLAREKHSGRQVAVKMMDLRKQQRRELLFNEVVIMRDYQHLNVVEMYKSYLVGEELWVLMEFLQGGALTDIISQVRLNEEQIATVCEAVLQALAYLHAQGVIHRDIKSDSILLTLDGRVKLSDFGFCAQISKDVPKRKSLVGTPYWMAPEVISRSLYATEVDIWSLGIMVIEMVDGEPPYFSDSPVQAMKRLRDSPPPKLKNSYKVSPVLRDFLERMLVREPQERAAAQELLDHPFLLQTGLPECLVPLIQLYRKQTSAC; this is translated from the exons ATGTTccgaaagaaaaagaagaaacgcCCTGAGATATCGGCCCCACAGAACTTCCAGCACCGCGTCCACACCTCCTTTGACCCCAAGGAAGGCAAGTTCGTGGGCCTCCCCCCACAATGGCAGAATATCTTGGACACCTTGAGGCGGCCCAAGCCTGTGGTGGATCCTTCTCGAATCACACGGGTGCAGCTGCAGCCCATGAAG ACGGTGGTGCGGGGCAGCTCAGTGCCCACGGAGGGCTACATCTCAGGGCTGCTCAACGACATCCAGAAGTTGTCGGCTATCAGCTCCAATACCCTGCGCGGACGCAGCCCCACTAGCCGGCGGCGGGCACAGTCCCTGGGGCTGCTAGGGGATGAGCAATGGGCCGCTGACCCGGACATGTATCTTCAGAGTCCTCAGTCTGAGCGCACTGATCCCCATGGCCTCTACCTCAGCTGCAATGGGGGCACACCAGCAGGTCACAGGCAGGTGCCGTGGCCGGAGCCACAGAGCCCACAGGCCCTGCCCAATGGACTGGCAGCCAAGGCACAGTCCTTGGGCCCTGCTGAGTTCCAGGGTGCCTCGCAGCGCTGCCTGCAGCTGGGTGCCTGCCTACAGAGTTCCCCACCTGGCACCTCACCCCCTATGGCCACAGGGAGGCGTGGGGTGAAGGCTGCCAAGCATAGCTCAGAGGAGGTGCGGCCACAGTCCTGTCTGGTGGGCTCCGCCACTGGCAGGCCAGGTGGAGAAGGCAGCCCTAGCTCTAAGAACCAGGAAAGCAGCCTCAAGCACCGGCTCTTCCGAAGCATGTTCCTGTCCACTCCCGCCACAGGCTCTGCAAGCAGCAGCAAGCCGGTCCCTCTGCCACAGAACAAG CTCAACTCTGCTTTCCGACCGCCGCAGAAAGATTCCTCCTCAAACCTGGTGGCCAAGGCCCAGTCTTTGCCCTCGGACCAGCCTATGGGGACCTTCAGCCCCCTGACCACCTCGGATACCAGCAGCCCCCAGAAGTCCCTCCGCACAGTCCCAGCCGCTGGCCCACTTCCAGGCCGGTCTTCTCCAGCAGGCTCCCCCCGCACGCGGCATGCTCAGATCAGCACCAGCAACTTATACCTGCCCCAGGACCCCACCGTGGCCAAGGGGGCCCTGGCCGGCGAGGACACAGGCATTGTGACACACGAGCAGTTCAAGGCTGCACTCAGGATGGTGGTGGATCAGGGTGATCCCCGGCTGCTGCTGGACAGCTATGTGAAGATTGGGGAGGGCTCCACGGGCATTGTGTGTCTGGCCCGGGAGAAGCATTCGGGTCGCCAGGTGGCCGTCAAGATGATGGACCTCAGAAAGCAGCAACGCAGGGAGCTGCTCTTTAATGAG GTGGTGATTATGCGTGACTACCAGCACCTCAACGTGGTGGAGATGTACAAGAGTTACTTGGTAGGCGAGGAGCTGTGGGTGCTGATGGAGTTCCTGCAGGGCGGGGCCCTCACAGACATCATCTCCCAAGTCAG GCTGAATGAGGAGCAGATTGCTACTGTGTGTGAGGCTGTGCTTCAGGCCTTGGCTTACCTGCACGCCCAGGGTGTCATCCACCGGGACATCAAGAGTGATTCCATTCTGCTGACCCTCGATGGCAGG GTAAAGCTCTCAGACTTTGGATTCTGTGCTCAGATCAGCAAAGATGTCCCCAAGAGAAAGTCCCTGGTAGGAACCCCATACTGGATGGCTCCTGAAGTGATCTCCAGATCTCTGTATGCTACCGAG GTGGATATCTGGTCTCTGGGCATCATGGTGATTGAGATGGTGGACGGAGAGCCTCCCTACTTCAGTGACTCCCCAGTGCAAGCCATGAAGAGGCTCCGGGACAGCCCCCCACCCAAGTTAAAGAACTCTTACAAG GTCTCCCCAGTGCTGCGAGACTTCCTGGAGCGGATGCTGGTACGGGAACCCCAAGAGCGAGCGGCGGCCCAAGAGCTCCTGGATCACCCCTTTCTGCTGCAGACAGGGCTGCCCGAGTGTCTGGTGCCTCTGATCCAGCTCTACCGCAAGCAGACCTCTGCCTGCTGA
- the Ankrd63 gene encoding ankyrin repeat domain-containing protein 63, which translates to MLKPKDLCPRAGTRTFLEAMQAGKVHLARFVLDALDRSIIDCRAEQGRTPLMVAVGLPDPAMRSRFVRLLLEQGAAVNLRDERGRTALSLACERGHLDAVQLLVQFSGDPEAADSAGNSPVMWAAACGHGAVLEFLVRSFRRLGLRLDRTNRAGLTALQLAASRGHGTCVQALTGPWGRAAAAAAARGSNSDSPPGRPAPAASPERRRPSPRRLPRPLLARFARAAGGHGHGHGHGHGHGGELASAGKGSGRHRAQGSERPELGRSMSLALGTMTEEETARLRAGALMARPNSPQSSGSGRWRSQEVLKGAPPTLVQAPIGLSPHPEGGPGSGRLGLRRRSTAPDIPSLVGEASGPESGPELETNAQPFSVPGPKPWQAGTEAVVLQAQR; encoded by the coding sequence ATGCTCAAGCCCAAGGACCTATGCCCCCGGGCGGGTACGCGCACCTTCCTTGAGGCCATGCAGGCGGGCAAAGTGCACTTGGCCCGTTTCGTGTTGGACGCGCTGGACCGCAGCATCATCGACTGCCGCGCGGAGCAGGGCCGTACGCCGCTTATGGTGGCGGTGGGGCTGCCGGACCCCGCCATGCGCTCGCGCTTCGTGCGCCTGCTGCTGGAGCAGGGTGCGGCCGTGAACCTGCGGGACGAGCGCGGCCGCACTGCACTCAGCCTGGCCTGCGAGCGAGGCCACCTGGACGCTGTGCAGCTGCTGGTGCAGTTCAGCGGCGATCCGGAGGCAGCGGACTCGGCGGGCAACAGCCCGGTGATGTGGGCGGCGGCGTGCGGCCACGGTGCGGTGCTGGAGTTCCTGGTGCGCTCTTTCCGCCGCCTGGGCTTGCGCCTTGACCGCACCAACCGTGCTGGCCTCACAGCGCTGCAGCTAGCCGCCTCCCGCGGTCACGGGACCTGTGTGCAAGCCCTCACCGGGCCTTGGGGTCGGGCAGCCGCAGCGGCAGCGGCCCGGGGCTCCAACTCCGACAGTCCTCCAGGCCGTCCTGCCCCGGCGGCTAGCCCAGAGCGTCGACGGCCCAGCCCCCGTCGTCTACCGCGGCCCCTCTTGGCGAGGTTTGCGCGAGCTGCTGGCGGCCACGGCCACGGTCATGGCCACGGCCATGGCCACGGAGGTGAGCTTGCCTCTGCAGGCAAGGGCTCGGGCCGACACAGGGCACAAGGCAGCGAGAGGCCAGAGCTGGGCCGGAGCATGAGCCTAGCACTGGGTACCATGACGGAGGAGGAGACAGCACGCCTTCGGGCAGGAGCTCTGATGGCCCGACCAAACTCACCCCAGTCTTCGGGGAGTGGCCGGTGGCGCTCACAGGAGGTGCTGAAGGGAGCGCCCCCAACCTTAGTGCAAGCCCCAATCGGCCTTAGTCCTCATCCCGAGGGTGGCCCAGGCTCTGGCCGCCTGGGTTTGAGGCGACGGTCCACAGCCCCAGACATCCCCAGTCTGGTCGGGGAGGCCTCAGGGCCCGAGAGTGGCCCGGAATTAGAGACCAACGCTCAGCCTTTCTCAGTCCCTGGGCCAAAGCCTTGGCAGGCGGGCACAGAGGCTGTGGTATTGCAGGCTCAGCGGTAG